A portion of the Streptococcus urinalis 2285-97 genome contains these proteins:
- a CDS encoding NAD(P)H-dependent glycerol-3-phosphate dehydrogenase, producing the protein MQSQKIAVLGPGSWGTALSQVLNDNGHDVTLWGNLAEQIEELQTKHTNTHYFKDVVLDPAIKATTDLKEALNNVDAILLVVPTKVTRLVAKQVAEILDHKAIIMHASKGLEPGTHERLSTILEEEIPADLRSEIVVVSGPSHAEETIVRDITLITAASKDLEAAKYVQELFSNHYFRLYTNQDVIGVETAGALKNIIAVGAGALHGLGYGDNAKAAVITRGLAEITRLGVKLGADPLTYSGLSGVGDLIVTGTSVHSRNWRAGDALGRGEKLEDIERNMGMVIEGISTTKVAYEIAKELDVYMPITTAIYKSIYEGADIKESILGMMFNEFRSENEWH; encoded by the coding sequence ATGCAAAGTCAAAAAATTGCAGTCTTAGGCCCTGGTTCATGGGGAACTGCACTATCCCAAGTACTTAATGATAATGGTCATGATGTTACACTTTGGGGAAACCTAGCAGAACAAATTGAAGAATTACAAACAAAACATACCAATACACATTACTTTAAAGATGTGGTCTTAGACCCGGCTATCAAAGCAACAACAGATTTAAAAGAAGCTTTGAATAATGTAGACGCTATTTTATTAGTTGTCCCAACCAAAGTAACTAGATTAGTAGCTAAACAAGTTGCTGAAATCTTAGATCATAAAGCGATTATCATGCATGCCTCTAAAGGTCTTGAACCAGGTACTCACGAAAGATTATCTACTATTCTTGAAGAAGAAATTCCAGCCGACCTTCGCAGTGAGATTGTTGTTGTATCAGGTCCAAGTCATGCAGAAGAAACCATTGTTCGTGACATTACATTAATTACCGCAGCATCAAAAGATTTAGAAGCTGCTAAATATGTTCAGGAGCTTTTCAGCAATCACTATTTCCGTTTATACACAAATCAAGATGTAATAGGTGTTGAAACCGCTGGTGCTTTGAAAAATATCATTGCAGTGGGTGCTGGAGCTCTTCATGGTCTCGGATATGGTGATAACGCTAAAGCTGCTGTCATCACACGTGGTTTGGCTGAAATCACACGTTTAGGTGTCAAATTAGGAGCTGATCCTTTAACATATAGTGGGCTATCAGGAGTTGGAGATCTAATTGTTACTGGTACTTCGGTTCACTCAAGAAACTGGAGAGCAGGTGATGCTCTTGGACGTGGTGAAAAACTCGAAGATATTGAACGTAACATGGGAATGGTTATTGAAGGTATCTCAACAACAAAAGTTGCCTATGAGATTGCTAAAGAACTAGACGTGTATATGCCTATTACTACTGCTATTTACAAATCAATCTATGAAGGTGCAGATATTAAAGAAAGCATTTTAGGGATGATGTTTAATGAATTCCGTTCTGAAAATGAATGGCATTAA
- a CDS encoding formate/nitrite transporter family protein, protein MSQFEEKVSAACRKKEALFDESLARYALRSIYAGAFLTMSTAVGVIAADVIGTQFPSLSRFVFPFIFAIGLVYVLIFNGELATSNMMYLTTGSYYKVISWKKTIYILAYCTLFNLIGTIILAWLFNQSFAFHKLTTKSYLINTVQIKLSKTNSMNFIEGITANMFVNIAILGYMLLKEESAKCFIAMSAIFMFVFLANEHLIANFASFMLAGLSPVHPIKGLTLLNILRQWSVVFMGNWIGGGLFIGLGYAFLNKTKTLHQD, encoded by the coding sequence ATGTCACAATTTGAGGAAAAGGTAAGCGCAGCTTGTCGAAAAAAAGAAGCGTTATTTGATGAAAGTTTAGCACGTTATGCTTTACGCTCAATTTACGCGGGAGCTTTCTTAACCATGTCCACAGCTGTTGGTGTTATCGCAGCTGATGTTATAGGAACACAATTCCCATCATTATCACGTTTTGTCTTTCCATTTATTTTTGCTATAGGCTTGGTTTATGTTCTTATTTTTAATGGTGAATTAGCGACTTCAAATATGATGTATCTAACAACAGGTTCTTACTACAAAGTTATTAGTTGGAAAAAAACAATTTACATCTTAGCGTACTGTACTCTCTTTAATCTCATAGGAACAATTATTTTAGCATGGTTGTTTAATCAATCATTTGCTTTCCATAAATTGACAACTAAAAGTTATCTTATCAATACTGTTCAGATAAAACTATCTAAGACTAACAGTATGAATTTTATCGAAGGTATTACTGCAAATATGTTCGTTAATATTGCAATTCTCGGTTACATGCTTTTGAAAGAAGAATCTGCGAAATGCTTTATTGCCATGTCTGCTATCTTTATGTTTGTTTTCTTAGCAAACGAGCATTTGATAGCTAACTTTGCTTCTTTTATGTTAGCTGGTCTTAGTCCTGTTCATCCAATCAAAGGATTGACACTACTCAATATTTTACGTCAATGGAGTGTAGTTTTTATGGGGAATTGGATAGGAGGCGGACTTTTCATTGGTCTCGGTTATGCTTTTTTGAATAAAACAAAAACACTACATCAAGATTAA
- a CDS encoding NAD(P)H-dependent oxidoreductase — MKFVGLVGSNAEKSYNRMLLEFIRKQFKTKFELELLEIKDVPMFNQDDDQSQSFAVQYLYNKINRADGVIIATPEHNHTITPALKSTLEWLSFNLHPFENKPVMIVGASYYDQGTSRAQVHLRKILDAPGVNAYTLPGNEFLLGKAKEAFDDNGNIINEGTVKFLETCLDNFIKYVGVVSTLRQPKPIEPEDLDAGKPIATTIREVDPDDPDWLEKASKIVGAVEGDTYVKLDNGLLTVDQINMFLKAMPFELTYADDNNQFLYYNSQHQDPDTMFAKRVPEQVGNRLSTVHGSLPPARMKNVEWVIGSLRNGNEEYVRTIVPGSPAEIINTHNYQAMYYPDGSYAGINEIVFNFKPWLDWYLKETGQYLAGGKAGSPSATDATSGASDAGGHSADVTSGASDTGQAAAAPAADATSGASEK; from the coding sequence ATGAAATTTGTAGGACTTGTTGGCTCTAATGCTGAAAAATCATACAACCGTATGTTATTAGAATTCATCCGCAAACAATTTAAAACAAAATTTGAACTAGAACTTTTGGAAATCAAAGACGTTCCAATGTTTAACCAAGATGATGATCAATCACAATCTTTTGCCGTTCAATATCTATACAATAAAATCAACAGAGCTGACGGTGTTATCATCGCAACTCCTGAACACAATCATACGATTACACCTGCTTTGAAAAGTACTCTAGAATGGTTATCTTTCAACTTACATCCATTTGAAAACAAACCTGTTATGATTGTAGGAGCTTCATACTATGATCAAGGAACATCGCGCGCTCAAGTCCATCTTCGTAAAATCTTGGATGCTCCAGGTGTCAATGCCTATACTCTTCCAGGAAATGAATTTTTACTTGGTAAAGCTAAAGAAGCATTTGATGATAATGGTAATATTATTAACGAGGGAACTGTGAAATTCTTAGAAACTTGCTTAGATAACTTCATCAAATATGTAGGTGTTGTTTCAACACTTAGACAGCCTAAGCCTATTGAACCTGAAGACTTAGACGCTGGTAAACCAATTGCAACGACTATTCGTGAAGTTGATCCAGATGATCCCGACTGGTTAGAAAAAGCTTCAAAAATTGTAGGTGCTGTCGAAGGTGATACTTATGTTAAACTTGATAATGGTTTGTTAACAGTTGACCAAATCAATATGTTCTTGAAAGCTATGCCTTTTGAATTAACATACGCTGATGATAACAACCAATTCTTATATTACAATAGTCAACATCAAGATCCAGATACAATGTTTGCAAAACGTGTCCCTGAACAAGTTGGTAACCGTCTATCAACAGTTCACGGATCACTTCCACCTGCTCGTATGAAAAATGTAGAATGGGTTATTGGTTCTCTACGAAACGGTAATGAAGAATATGTCAGAACTATTGTTCCTGGTTCTCCTGCAGAAATTATTAACACTCACAATTACCAAGCTATGTACTATCCAGACGGTTCATATGCAGGTATTAATGAAATTGTTTTTAATTTCAAACCTTGGTTAGACTGGTATCTTAAAGAAACAGGCCAATACTTAGCTGGTGGTAAAGCTGGTTCACCAAGTGCTACAGATGCAACTTCTGGCGCCTCTGATGCTGGTGGACACAGTGCTGATGTAACTTCTGGCGCTTCTGATACTGGTCAAGCGGCAGCGGCACCAGCTGCGGATGCCACTTCTGGTGCCTCAGAAAAATAA
- a CDS encoding NADPH-dependent FMN reductase, with the protein MKLIGLVGTNSARSTNRKLLEYIEKHYADKADIELVEIKDLPFFNKPSEKVLPESVLELAQKIEEADGVIIGTPEYDHSIPASLMNALAWLSYGIYPLLNKPVMITGASYGTLGSSRAQLQLRQILNAPELKANVLPDEFLLSHSLQAFDEDGNLFDLETIQKLDAIFDDFRLFVIITGKLSNAQELLHKEAENFDWENL; encoded by the coding sequence ATGAAACTTATCGGACTTGTCGGTACAAATTCCGCTCGCTCTACAAATCGTAAGCTTCTAGAATACATTGAAAAACACTACGCTGACAAAGCTGACATCGAACTTGTTGAAATTAAAGATCTTCCATTCTTTAACAAACCTTCTGAAAAAGTTCTTCCTGAAAGTGTTTTAGAATTAGCTCAAAAAATTGAAGAAGCTGATGGTGTCATCATTGGAACGCCAGAATATGACCATTCTATCCCTGCTTCATTGATGAATGCGCTCGCTTGGTTATCTTATGGCATTTACCCACTTCTTAACAAACCCGTCATGATTACTGGTGCTTCTTACGGAACACTTGGTTCATCGCGTGCCCAATTACAATTGAGACAAATTTTAAATGCTCCTGAATTAAAAGCAAATGTCCTTCCTGATGAGTTTTTACTATCTCATTCCTTACAAGCATTTGACGAAGATGGTAATTTATTTGATCTTGAAACGATTCAAAAGTTAGATGCAATTTTTGATGATTTCAGATTATTTGTCATTATCACTGGAAAATTATCAAATGCACAAGAGCTTCTACACAAAGAAGCAGAAAACTTTGATTGGGAAAATTTATAA
- a CDS encoding SLC13 family permease — protein sequence MKSIITLVKQETLLFISALLAVFSFLVQPNIRKTIASVDLKTLLSLLLLMVIVAGFRQAGFFQWLTNTILKKVSNLKNLVLVLVGFSFFISMLVTNDVALIMLVPLAISILKKLELKRLIFTIVLMTIAANMGSSLTIIGNSQNLYLFQYGHFKWFSITHLMFPYVFLTGLLLVIFIYLLLPNQMIRQEPIQVKMDIKSLLFLLVLFSFTFLFIIDVLPVWSPIIIIIFLLMFDRKLFYQVDYALLLTFFFLFLFLFLFLFLFIGNINQIPLITNSIHRVLSGHEVIVTVILSQLISNVPSAIALTNYTRQISDLVIGTNLGGLGTLIASMASLISYKYIVKEKEMNRKSYLLMFSLYNVVVLLVLLTFHYLTSN from the coding sequence ATGAAGTCTATTATCACATTAGTAAAACAAGAAACCTTGTTATTTATTTCGGCGCTCTTAGCTGTTTTTAGTTTTTTGGTACAACCAAATATTAGAAAAACAATAGCTTCTGTTGACCTAAAAACACTTCTTAGTTTATTGTTATTAATGGTTATTGTAGCTGGTTTTCGTCAAGCTGGTTTTTTCCAATGGCTGACAAATACTATCTTAAAAAAGGTTAGTAACTTAAAAAACTTAGTTTTGGTCTTAGTTGGTTTCAGTTTTTTCATCAGTATGTTAGTGACAAATGATGTGGCCTTAATCATGTTAGTACCGCTAGCAATTAGTATTCTTAAAAAGCTTGAACTCAAAAGACTCATTTTCACCATTGTTCTCATGACAATTGCTGCTAACATGGGAAGTAGTTTAACCATTATTGGTAATTCTCAGAATTTATATCTTTTCCAGTATGGTCATTTTAAATGGTTTAGCATTACACATTTGATGTTTCCATATGTCTTTTTAACTGGCTTATTATTAGTTATATTCATTTATCTCCTTTTACCAAATCAAATGATTAGACAAGAACCCATTCAGGTAAAAATGGATATAAAATCATTATTATTTCTTCTTGTTTTGTTTAGTTTTACATTTTTATTTATAATTGATGTCTTACCTGTATGGTCACCTATCATCATTATTATTTTCTTGTTAATGTTTGATAGAAAACTCTTTTATCAAGTTGATTATGCTTTATTATTAACCTTCTTCTTTCTCTTTCTCTTTCTCTTTCTCTTTCTCTTTCTTTTCATAGGAAATATCAATCAAATTCCGTTGATAACAAATAGCATCCATCGTGTGTTATCTGGTCACGAAGTGATTGTCACGGTCATTTTAAGCCAATTGATTAGTAATGTTCCCAGTGCTATTGCCTTAACAAACTACACAAGGCAAATAAGTGATTTAGTAATTGGCACAAATCTTGGTGGCCTTGGTACCCTGATAGCATCTATGGCTAGTTTGATTTCTTATAAATACATAGTTAAAGAAAAAGAAATGAATCGAAAATCCTATCTTTTGATGTTTAGTCTTTATAATGTAGTTGTTCTACTTGTGCTTCTGACTTTTCATTATTTAACCTCAAACTAG
- a CDS encoding epoxyqueuosine reductase QueH has translation MIDIKEILEKMHPNQKVNYDKVMQQMIKVWQKEEKRPRILMHVCCAPCSTYTLEYLSEYADITVYFANSNIHPKDEYHRRAYVTQEFISNFNKKTGYSVHFIEAPYVPNEFFKVVRGLESEPEGGDRCRVCFDYRLDKTAQKALELGFDYFASALTISPHKNAQTINSVGIDVQQLYATHYLPSDFKKNNGYRRSVEMCDEYDIYRQCYCGCVFAAKAQQIDLVAIKKEARAFMNEKSEHDFPNIRFTYEGKEV, from the coding sequence ATGATTGATATCAAAGAGATTTTGGAAAAAATGCATCCAAATCAAAAGGTAAATTATGACAAAGTCATGCAACAAATGATTAAAGTATGGCAAAAAGAGGAAAAAAGGCCAAGGATTTTGATGCATGTATGCTGTGCACCCTGCTCTACATACACACTTGAATACCTGTCAGAGTATGCGGATATTACCGTTTATTTTGCGAATTCTAATATCCATCCAAAGGATGAATACCATAGAAGAGCTTATGTGACACAAGAATTTATTTCAAACTTTAATAAAAAAACGGGATACTCAGTTCATTTCATTGAAGCGCCCTACGTACCAAACGAATTTTTTAAGGTTGTTAGAGGTTTAGAAAGTGAGCCAGAAGGTGGTGATAGGTGCCGGGTTTGTTTCGATTATCGTTTGGACAAAACTGCCCAAAAAGCTCTTGAGTTAGGATTTGATTATTTTGCCAGCGCTTTAACTATTAGCCCTCATAAAAATGCTCAAACCATTAATTCAGTTGGCATTGATGTCCAACAGCTCTACGCAACACATTATTTACCAAGTGATTTTAAAAAGAATAATGGTTATCGACGATCAGTAGAGATGTGTGATGAATATGATATCTATAGACAATGTTATTGTGGCTGTGTTTTTGCAGCAAAAGCACAGCAAATCGATTTGGTCGCAATCAAAAAAGAAGCTAGAGCATTTATGAATGAAAAATCAGAACATGATTTTCCAAATATTCGCTTTACCTATGAAGGAAAAGAAGTATAA
- a CDS encoding dUTP diphosphatase, translating into MRKRGFELISSMTNKDLLPKRETAHAAGYDLSVAEKTVIKAGEIVLVPTGVKAYMQAGEVLYLYDRSSNPRKKGLVLANSVGVIDGDYYNNPSNEGHIFAQMQNITKKDVVLEVGERIVQGVFAPFLVVDDDEASGERTGGFGSTGQ; encoded by the coding sequence ATGCGAAAACGTGGATTTGAATTAATATCATCAATGACAAATAAAGATTTATTACCAAAAAGAGAAACAGCTCATGCAGCGGGGTATGATTTATCTGTTGCTGAAAAAACAGTAATTAAGGCAGGTGAGATTGTACTCGTTCCAACTGGAGTAAAAGCCTATATGCAGGCTGGTGAAGTATTATATCTTTATGATCGCTCATCAAACCCTCGAAAGAAGGGCTTGGTTCTTGCTAACTCTGTTGGAGTCATTGATGGGGATTATTATAATAACCCCTCAAATGAAGGTCATATTTTTGCTCAAATGCAAAATATTACAAAAAAAGATGTTGTTTTAGAAGTAGGAGAACGCATTGTTCAAGGTGTCTTTGCGCCATTTTTAGTTGTGGATGATGATGAGGCAAGTGGTGAAAGAACTGGTGGATTTGGAAGTACAGGACAGTAA
- the radA gene encoding DNA repair protein RadA, with amino-acid sequence MAKKKTTFVCQKCGYQSPKYLGRCPNCSAWSSFVEEVEVTEVKNARVSLTGEKTKPIKLKEVDSINYARTKTKMDEFNRVLGGGVVPGSLVLIGGDPGIGKSTLLLQVSTQLADNGTVLYVSGEESAEQIKLRSERLGDIDNEFYLYAETNMQNIRAEVEKINPDFLVIDSIQTIMSPEISSVQGSVSQVREVTAELMQLAKTNNIATFIVGHVTKEGTLAGPRMLEHMVDTVLYFEGERHHTFRILRAVKNRFGSTNEIGIFEMQSGGLVEVLNPSQVFLEERLADATGSAIVVTMEGSRPILAEVQALVTPTVFGNARRTTTGLDFNRVSLIMAVLEKRCGLLLQNQDAYLKSAGGVKLNEPAIDLAVAVAIASSYREKPTNPQEAFIGEIGLTGEIRRVTRIEQRINEAAKLGFTKIYAPKNSLSGITLPETITVVGVMTVNDVLKAVFK; translated from the coding sequence ATGGCTAAGAAAAAAACAACTTTTGTCTGTCAAAAATGTGGCTATCAATCTCCTAAATATCTAGGACGTTGTCCCAACTGTTCGGCATGGTCATCATTTGTTGAAGAGGTTGAAGTAACAGAAGTAAAAAATGCGCGTGTTAGCTTAACGGGTGAAAAAACAAAACCAATCAAATTAAAAGAAGTTGATTCGATCAATTACGCGAGAACCAAGACAAAAATGGATGAGTTTAACCGTGTTTTAGGCGGTGGTGTCGTTCCTGGCTCCTTAGTCTTAATTGGTGGTGATCCAGGAATAGGGAAGTCAACGTTACTTTTACAAGTTTCAACACAATTGGCTGACAATGGGACAGTATTATATGTTTCAGGTGAAGAGTCTGCAGAACAAATCAAACTTCGAAGTGAGCGACTTGGCGATATTGATAATGAATTCTATCTTTATGCAGAGACAAACATGCAAAATATAAGAGCCGAGGTTGAAAAAATCAATCCTGATTTTTTAGTTATTGATTCTATTCAGACTATTATGAGTCCTGAAATTTCAAGTGTTCAAGGATCTGTATCTCAAGTTAGAGAAGTAACTGCAGAATTAATGCAATTAGCAAAGACAAATAATATCGCAACTTTTATTGTTGGACATGTTACAAAAGAAGGGACATTGGCTGGACCCCGCATGCTTGAGCATATGGTGGATACAGTTTTGTATTTTGAAGGAGAAAGACACCATACGTTTAGGATTCTAAGAGCAGTTAAAAATCGTTTTGGTTCAACCAATGAAATTGGCATATTTGAGATGCAGTCTGGTGGTTTAGTAGAAGTATTGAACCCTAGTCAAGTCTTTTTAGAAGAACGGTTGGCTGATGCCACTGGTTCTGCAATTGTGGTAACGATGGAAGGTAGCCGCCCTATTCTAGCCGAAGTCCAAGCTTTGGTGACACCGACCGTTTTTGGAAATGCAAGACGAACAACAACAGGTTTAGATTTTAACCGTGTTAGTTTGATTATGGCTGTCTTGGAAAAAAGATGTGGCTTACTCTTACAAAACCAAGATGCCTACTTAAAGTCTGCAGGTGGTGTGAAGCTTAATGAACCAGCAATTGATTTAGCAGTAGCAGTTGCAATTGCTTCAAGTTATAGGGAAAAACCAACAAACCCTCAAGAGGCTTTTATTGGTGAAATAGGTTTAACTGGTGAAATTAGACGGGTTACAAGGATTGAGCAAAGAATTAATGAAGCTGCTAAGTTAGGGTTTACCAAGATTTATGCACCAAAAAATTCACTTTCTGGCATAACACTTCCTGAGACAATCACAGTAGTTGGTGTAATGACAGTAAATGATGTCTTAAAAGCAGTCTTTAAATAA
- a CDS encoding beta-class carbonic anhydrase, producing the protein MSYFDNFLKTNQAYADLHGTAQLPLKPKTKVAIVTCMDSRLHVAQALGLALGDAHILRNAGGRVTEDMIRSLVISQQQMGTREIVVLHHTDCGAQTFTNDEFTKHIQDVLGVDVSGQDFLPFENVQESVREDMAILEASPLIPDDVVINGAVYDVETGRMTAVGK; encoded by the coding sequence ATGTCTTATTTTGATAATTTTTTAAAAACCAATCAAGCTTATGCAGATTTGCATGGAACTGCTCAATTACCCTTGAAACCAAAAACAAAAGTTGCTATTGTGACCTGTATGGATTCAAGACTTCATGTTGCTCAAGCTTTAGGTCTCGCTCTTGGAGATGCCCATATTTTAAGAAATGCCGGTGGCCGTGTAACAGAAGATATGATTAGATCACTTGTTATTTCTCAGCAACAAATGGGGACCAGAGAGATAGTTGTCTTACATCATACAGATTGTGGGGCACAGACATTTACTAATGACGAATTTACGAAACACATTCAGGATGTTTTAGGTGTAGATGTTTCCGGGCAAGATTTTTTACCGTTTGAAAATGTTCAAGAAAGTGTTAGAGAAGATATGGCAATTTTAGAGGCATCACCACTTATTCCTGATGATGTTGTCATAAATGGTGCTGTCTATGATGTTGAAACTGGGCGAATGACAGCAGTTGGTAAATAG
- a CDS encoding bacteriocin immunity protein — protein sequence MSNINEKAKNALINALLDVEVASDKELYQILLQSKEQLEKGQPENLVFSKLNSFLTTYLLTHQFKIPKGAQELFKYSQRIAASYRGTAMQTMLFMGLGPHGGF from the coding sequence ATGTCAAATATTAATGAAAAAGCAAAGAATGCTTTAATTAATGCATTATTGGATGTTGAAGTTGCAAGTGATAAAGAACTTTATCAGATATTACTCCAATCAAAGGAGCAACTTGAAAAAGGACAACCTGAGAATCTTGTGTTTTCAAAACTAAATAGTTTTTTAACAACTTATTTGTTAACGCATCAATTTAAAATACCAAAGGGCGCTCAAGAACTTTTTAAATATAGTCAAAGAATTGCTGCTAGTTATCGTGGGACAGCAATGCAAACCATGCTTTTTATGGGGTTGGGACCACACGGAGGTTTCTAG
- the gltX gene encoding glutamate--tRNA ligase — MSKPIRVRYAPSPTGLLHIGNARTALFNYLYARHHNGTFVIRIEDTDRKRHVEDGERSQLENLRWLGIDWDESPETHEKYRQSERLDLYQKYIDQLLAEGKAYKSYTTEEELAAERERQEAAGETPRYINEFIGMSEAEKSAYIAEREAKGIIPTVRLSVNESGIYKWHDIVKGDIEFEGGNIGGDWVIQKKDGYPTYNFAVVIDDHDMQISHVIRGDDHIANTPKQLMVYEALGWEAPEFGHMTLIINSETGKKLSKRDTNTLQFIEDYRKKGYMPEAVFNFIALLGWNPGGEDEIFSRQELITLFDETRLSKSPAAFDQKKMDWMSNEYIKNADFETVFNLCKPFLEEAGRLTDKAEKLVELYQPQLKSADEIVTLTDLFFTDFPALTEAEKEVMAGETVPTVLEAFKAKLEAMSDDDFQPENIFPQIKAVQKDTGIKGKNLFMPIRIAVSGEMHGPELPNTIYLLGKEKSIEHIENMLAKLV, encoded by the coding sequence ATGTCAAAACCAATTCGTGTGCGTTACGCACCAAGTCCTACAGGATTATTACATATCGGAAATGCGCGTACAGCGCTATTTAACTATTTATATGCTCGTCATCACAATGGCACATTTGTCATTCGTATCGAGGATACCGATCGCAAAAGACATGTTGAAGACGGGGAACGTTCACAGTTAGAAAATCTTAGATGGCTAGGAATAGATTGGGATGAAAGTCCTGAAACACATGAAAAATACCGTCAATCAGAACGACTTGACTTATACCAAAAGTATATTGATCAGTTATTAGCTGAAGGTAAAGCCTATAAATCATATACTACAGAAGAGGAATTAGCAGCAGAACGTGAACGCCAAGAGGCTGCTGGTGAAACACCTCGTTACATTAATGAATTTATTGGCATGTCTGAAGCTGAAAAGTCAGCTTATATTGCTGAACGAGAAGCAAAAGGGATTATCCCAACCGTTCGTCTTTCTGTCAATGAATCTGGTATCTATAAATGGCATGATATTGTTAAAGGTGATATCGAGTTTGAAGGTGGAAACATCGGTGGTGACTGGGTAATTCAAAAAAAAGATGGCTATCCAACTTATAATTTTGCTGTTGTTATTGATGATCATGATATGCAAATTTCTCATGTTATTCGTGGAGATGACCATATTGCAAATACACCAAAACAATTGATGGTCTATGAAGCATTAGGTTGGGAAGCGCCAGAATTTGGACACATGACCTTAATCATTAATTCTGAAACTGGTAAAAAGTTATCTAAACGTGATACCAATACTTTACAATTTATTGAAGATTACCGTAAAAAAGGTTATATGCCAGAAGCAGTCTTTAATTTTATTGCGCTACTAGGATGGAATCCTGGTGGTGAGGATGAAATTTTCTCACGCCAAGAGTTGATTACATTATTCGATGAAACAAGGTTAAGTAAATCACCAGCAGCATTTGATCAAAAGAAAATGGACTGGATGAGCAATGAATACATTAAAAATGCTGATTTTGAAACAGTCTTTAATTTGTGTAAACCCTTCTTAGAAGAGGCAGGACGTTTGACAGATAAGGCTGAAAAGTTAGTTGAACTTTATCAACCACAATTAAAATCAGCTGATGAGATTGTCACTTTAACCGATTTGTTCTTTACAGATTTCCCAGCATTAACTGAAGCCGAAAAAGAAGTTATGGCTGGTGAAACGGTACCAACTGTATTAGAGGCATTTAAAGCAAAATTAGAAGCTATGTCTGATGATGATTTCCAACCAGAAAATATCTTCCCTCAAATTAAGGCCGTTCAAAAGGACACAGGTATTAAAGGAAAAAATCTCTTTATGCCGATTCGTATCGCTGTTTCTGGTGAGATGCACGGGCCAGAACTTCCTAACACGATTTATTTATTGGGTAAAGAAAAATCAATTGAACATATTGAAAATATGTTGGCTAAACTTGTCTAA
- the rnpA gene encoding ribonuclease P protein component, producing MKKSYRVKREKDFQAIFETGQNVANRKFVIYFLEKNQAHFRVGISVGKRLGNAVTRNAVKRKVRHVLIANQDKLKNYDFVVIARKGVEELDFDEVKKNLEHALRLAKLYQEGLEE from the coding sequence TTGAAAAAGTCTTATCGAGTAAAACGTGAGAAGGATTTTCAGGCTATTTTTGAAACGGGTCAAAACGTAGCTAACCGAAAATTTGTTATTTATTTTTTGGAAAAAAATCAAGCTCATTTTAGAGTTGGAATATCTGTTGGAAAAAGACTTGGAAATGCTGTTACACGTAATGCTGTAAAACGAAAAGTCAGACATGTTTTGATCGCTAATCAAGATAAGTTAAAAAATTATGACTTTGTTGTTATAGCAAGAAAGGGAGTTGAAGAACTTGATTTTGATGAAGTCAAGAAAAATTTGGAGCATGCCCTACGTTTAGCCAAACTTTATCAGGAAGGTTTAGAAGAGTGA